The following coding sequences are from one Caloenas nicobarica isolate bCalNic1 chromosome 25, bCalNic1.hap1, whole genome shotgun sequence window:
- the SNRNP27 gene encoding U4/U6.U5 small nuclear ribonucleoprotein 27 kDa protein, producing MGRSRSRSPPRRERRRSRSTSRERERRRRERSRSRDRDRRRSRSRSPHRRRSRSPRRHRSSSSSPPRLKERRDEEKKEIKDSKGKERQITEEDLQGKTEEEIEMMKTMGFASFDTTKGKKVDGAANAYAINVSQKRKYRQYMNRKGGFNRPLDFIA from the exons ATGGGCCGCAGCCGGTCCCGGTCACCGCCGAGGCGGG AGCGCCGGCGATCGCGCTCGACCTCCCGGGAGCGGGAGAGGCGGCGCCGGGAGCGATCGCGCTCCCGGGACAGGGACCGGAGGAGGAGCCGCTCACGCTCCCCGCACCGGCGGCGATCCAG GTCGCCGAGACGGCACCGATCGAGTTCGTCCTCCCCGCCGCGGCTGAAGGAGCGACGGGACgaggagaagaaggagattAAGGATTCCAAAGGCAAAGAGCGACAGATCACAG AGGAGGATTTGCAGGGCAAGACGGAGGAGGAGATCGAGATGATGAAGACGATGGGATTCGCCTCCTTCGACACGACCAAA ggGAAGAAGGTGGACGGCGCCGCTAACGCCTACGCCATCAACGTGTCCCAGAAGAGGAAGTACAG GCAGTACATGAACCGCAAAGGAGGATTCAACCGGCCCCTGGATTTCATCGCCTGA
- the ADD2 gene encoding beta-adducin → MSAAASPEPLPEPPGPRYGGGSAQDPPGDLRARNELRGDVGVTEQRKRVTMILQSPSFREELESLIQEQMTKGNNSSHVWALRQIADFMATTSPATLPTSPLGLVAVTPINDLHGAEGPALARGERLMRCKVGALHRLLDLYGWAQLGHAAVTLRVSKEQEHFLVAPQGLACSEVTAASLVKVNVLGAVVEPGSTGFSPDTRSFGLHAAIYAARPDARCIVHLHTPATAAVSAMRCGLLPISRPALLLGDIAYFDFRGEVEDEADRVALQKSLGPTCKILVLRNHGALALGDTAEEAFYSIFHLQAACEIQVSALASAGGAENLIVLERAKHRPHEVGSVRWAGSTFGPMQKSRLGEHEFEALMRMLDNLGYRTGYTYRYPFVQEKSKPKSDVLIPATVTAFVFEEEPAPMPALRQHAQKQQKEKTRWLNTPNTYLRVNVAEEPQGSAGSQRTKTTWLKADEVEKGSSGTPIRIENPNQFVPLYTDPQEVLEMRNKIREQNRQEVKSAGPQSQVLASVIAESSRSPSTESHLGDTAAKEASREEGPPEPEPPNPFSQLTDQELEEYKREVERKKLGLQGDKDVAAEDTPVTPPKSPPAAPPPAEPSEGDKKVDGGQAPGDTEEPPAVNGKDEEQSTEESKGGGQPTAPPSTDTETPKEKETVTSSPVSPEGSPSKSPSKKKKKFRTPSFLKKGKKKEKIEA, encoded by the exons ATGAGCGCGGCCGCCAGCCCCGAGCCCCTGCCTGAGCCCCCCGGGCCCCGCTACGGAGGGGGCTCGGcccaggacccccccggggacctGCGGGCGCGGAATGAGCTGCGGGGGGACGTTGGTGTCACCGAGCAGAGGAAGCGGGTGACAATGATCCTGCAGAGCCCG TCTTtcagggaggagctggagagccTCATCCAGGAGCAGATGACGAAGGGGAACAACTCGTCCCACGTCTGGGCCCTGCGGCAGATCGCCGACTTCATGGCCACCACGTCCCCCGCcaccctccccacctcccccctcG ggctggtggcCGTGACCCCCATCAACGACCTGCACGGGGCGGAGGGGCCGGCGCTGGCGCGGGGGGAGCGGCTGATGCGCTGCAAGGTGGGGGCTCTGCACCGGCTGCTGGACCTGTACGGGTGGGCCCAGCTGGGACACGCGGCCGTCACC CTGCGGGTCAGCAAGGAGCAGGAGCATTTCTTGGTGGCCCCGCAGGGACTGGCGTGCAGCGAGGTGACAGCGGCCAGCCTG gtGAAGGTGAACGTGCTGGGGGCCGTGGTGGAGCCAGGCAGCACCGGCTTCTCCCCCGACACCCGCAGCTTTGGCCTCCACGCTGCCATCTACGCCGCGCGGCCCGACGCCCGCTGCATCGTCCACCTGCACACACCGGCCACCGCCGCC GTGTCGGCCATGCGCTGTGGGCTGCTGCCCATCTCCCGCCCCGCGCTGCTGCTGGGCGACATCGCCTACTTCGATTTCCGCGGGGAGGTGGAGGATGAAGCCGATCGGGTTGCGCTCCAGAAATCCCTCGGCCCCACCTGTAAG ATCCTGGTGCTGCGCAACCACGGGGCGCTGGCGCTGGGCGACACGGCCGAGGAGGCGTTTTACAGCATCTTCCATCTGCAGGCGGCCTGCGAGATCCAG GTGTCGGCGCTGGCGAGTGCGGGCGGCGCCGAGAACCTGATCGTGCTGGAGCGCGCCAAGCACCGGCCGCACGAGGTGGGCTCGGTGCGCTGGGCCGGCAGCACCTTTGGACCCATGCAGAAGAGCCGCCTGGGCGAGCACGAGTTTGAAGCCCTGATGAGGATGCTGGACAACCTG ggttaCCGCACGGGCTACACCTACCGCTACCCCTTCGTGCAAGAGAAGAGCAAACCCAAGAGCGACGTGCTGATCCCCGCCACCGTGACGGCCTTTGTGTTCGAGGAGGAGCCGGCGCCGATGCCCGCGCTGCGGCAGCACgcgcagaagcagcagaaggagaAGACGCGGTGGCTCAACACTCCCAACACCTACCTGAGGGTCAACGTGGCCGAGGAGCCGCAGGGCAGCGCCGGCAGCCAGAGGACCAAGACAACA TGGCTGAAAGCAGACGAGGTGGAGAAAGGCAGCAGTGGGACCCCCATCCGCATCGAGAACCCCAACCAGTTCGTGCCCCTCTACACGGACCCgcaggaggtgctggagatGCGGAACAAG ATCCGGGAGCAAAACCGGCAGGAGGTGAAGTCGGCGGGGCCGCAGTCGCAGGTCCTGGCCAGCGTCATCGCCGagagcagccgcagcccc TCCACAGAGAGTCACCTGGGGGACACAGCGGCCAAAGAGGCATCGCGGGAGGAGGGACCCCCCGAGCCGGAGCCCCCCAACCCCTTCAGCCAGCTGACGgaccaggagctggaggagtACAAGCGCGAGGTGGAGCGGAAAAAGCTGGGCCTGCAGG GTGACAAGGACGTGGCAGCGGAGGACACCCCCGTTACGCCCCCCAAATcgcccccggccgccccgccgcctgcGGAGCCCTCGGAGG GTGACAAGAAGGTGGACGGTGGCCAAGCGCCGGGTGACACCGAGGAGCCGCCAGCCGTGAACGGGAAGGACGAGGAACAGAGCACCGAGGAGAGCAAAGGTGGGGGGCAGCCGAccgccccccccagcaccgACACGGAGACCCCCAAAGAGAAGGAGACGGTGACCAGCAGCCCCGTCTCCCCCGAAGGGTCACCCTCCAAATCACCCtccaagaagaagaagaaattccGGACCCcgtctttcctgaaaaaaggcaaaaagaaggaaaagatcGAAGCTTGA